Proteins encoded by one window of Gehongia tenuis:
- a CDS encoding homocysteine S-methyltransferase family protein, which yields MTVLERLTKERLYFDGAMGTELQRLGLSRRIPESLNLEQPALVERIHLHYLESGAHIVTSNTFGANRYKLEPAGLRPEAVILAGVGAARRAIAKHGSGYVAVSLGPTGKMMEPLGELSLEDAYETYRQMAAAADEAAADLILFETFSDLTELKAAVLAAKENSRLPIFTTLTFDEQGTLLTGGSIEAAVSMLEGLGVSAIGFNCGLGPHQVEKLMPRMLQAASVPVIANPNAGLPQLVNGETRYDVGPGEFAKAMSRMAAMGVSILGGCCGTTPEYISEMTGAVKNIPFAAPRPKPYAFVSSAIKAVPLGPVPVIIGERINPTGKKRFKQALREGSLDYLLSEGLAEQAAGAHILDVNVGLPEIDEEAMMAAAIQTLQHGLRTPLQIDSSDPAVLERAARIYSGKPLINSVNGKAESMEAVFPIIQRYGGAVIGLTLDETGIPGTPEGRLAIARRIVERAERHGIAPKDILIDPLTLTISSNQKEALTTLESLALIKRELGVGTVLGVSNISFGLPNRESINAAFLTMALQQGLTAAIINPLSPAMMGAYYGALALTNQDPDCRSYIGFAAPAAEKPAAAKDTLYDIVLQGRKERAADLARELLAVKAPLDVVQQDIMPALDEVGRQYEAGKLFLPELLTSAETVQQAFTVIKAKLEESGQGGEGKGPIVLATVEGDIHDIGKNIVKVVLQNYGYEVIDLGKDVSAARVVEAARDSQAPLVGLSALMTTTTPSMEKTITALQAAHLPCKVVVGGAVLTETFARQMGADFYARDAMAAVRAAKEVIG from the coding sequence ATGACAGTTTTAGAACGGCTTACAAAGGAGCGTCTTTACTTTGACGGTGCCATGGGCACCGAGCTGCAGCGGCTGGGACTCAGCCGGCGCATTCCGGAAAGCCTCAATCTGGAGCAGCCCGCACTTGTGGAGCGAATTCATCTCCACTATCTTGAAAGCGGCGCTCACATTGTAACTTCCAATACATTCGGGGCCAACCGTTACAAGCTGGAACCGGCGGGCCTTCGTCCGGAAGCGGTCATCCTGGCCGGAGTCGGTGCAGCCCGCCGGGCTATTGCAAAGCATGGCTCTGGTTATGTCGCCGTATCCCTGGGGCCCACCGGTAAAATGATGGAGCCTCTCGGCGAGTTATCCTTGGAGGATGCCTATGAGACCTACCGCCAGATGGCGGCCGCTGCCGACGAAGCCGCCGCCGATCTCATTTTGTTTGAAACCTTCAGCGATCTTACGGAGCTGAAAGCCGCGGTCCTGGCAGCCAAGGAAAATTCCAGGCTGCCCATCTTTACCACGCTGACCTTTGATGAGCAGGGTACGCTTCTCACCGGCGGAAGCATCGAGGCCGCCGTTTCCATGCTGGAAGGGCTGGGCGTCTCCGCCATCGGCTTCAACTGCGGCCTGGGCCCCCATCAGGTGGAGAAATTGATGCCGCGGATGCTTCAGGCGGCTTCTGTTCCCGTCATCGCCAATCCCAACGCTGGGCTTCCCCAGCTGGTGAACGGCGAAACCCGCTACGACGTAGGTCCCGGCGAATTCGCCAAGGCCATGTCCCGGATGGCGGCCATGGGGGTGTCCATCCTTGGCGGATGCTGCGGCACCACCCCCGAATATATCTCAGAGATGACGGGAGCCGTCAAAAATATTCCCTTCGCGGCGCCCCGGCCCAAGCCTTATGCCTTTGTTTCCTCCGCCATCAAGGCGGTTCCTCTGGGGCCGGTGCCGGTGATCATCGGCGAGCGGATCAATCCCACCGGCAAGAAACGCTTCAAACAGGCTCTTCGGGAGGGCAGCCTGGACTATCTTCTTTCGGAGGGGCTGGCGGAACAGGCGGCAGGTGCCCATATTCTTGACGTCAACGTGGGCCTGCCTGAGATCGACGAGGAAGCCATGATGGCCGCCGCCATCCAGACTTTACAGCATGGCCTGCGCACTCCATTGCAGATCGACAGCTCCGATCCCGCCGTTTTGGAAAGGGCGGCCCGCATCTATTCCGGCAAGCCCCTCATCAATTCGGTAAACGGCAAGGCGGAGAGCATGGAAGCGGTCTTTCCAATAATCCAGCGTTATGGCGGCGCGGTGATTGGGCTCACCCTCGATGAGACAGGTATTCCGGGCACTCCGGAAGGACGCCTCGCCATCGCTCGGCGCATCGTGGAAAGAGCGGAGCGTCACGGCATCGCACCCAAGGATATCCTGATCGATCCTCTTACCCTCACCATCAGCTCCAACCAAAAGGAGGCTCTGACCACCCTTGAAAGCCTTGCGCTCATCAAAAGGGAGCTGGGCGTGGGCACGGTCCTTGGCGTATCCAATATCTCCTTCGGCCTTCCCAATCGGGAGAGCATCAACGCCGCCTTCTTGACGATGGCTCTGCAGCAAGGCCTTACAGCCGCTATCATCAATCCTCTCTCTCCCGCCATGATGGGCGCTTACTACGGAGCGCTGGCGCTGACGAACCAGGACCCCGACTGCCGCAGCTACATTGGCTTTGCGGCGCCCGCTGCGGAAAAACCCGCTGCTGCAAAGGATACCCTCTATGACATTGTTCTTCAGGGCCGCAAGGAACGGGCCGCTGATCTGGCAAGGGAGCTTCTCGCCGTCAAGGCGCCCTTGGATGTGGTGCAGCAGGATATCATGCCCGCTTTGGATGAGGTTGGCCGTCAGTACGAGGCGGGCAAACTATTTTTGCCGGAGCTTTTAACCAGCGCCGAAACAGTTCAGCAGGCCTTCACGGTGATCAAGGCCAAGTTGGAGGAGAGCGGTCAGGGCGGCGAAGGCAAAGGTCCCATCGTATTGGCCACCGTGGAAGGGGATATCCACGATATCGGCAAGAACATCGTGAAGGTGGTACTGCAAAATTATGGCTACGAAGTGATCGACCTCGGCAAGGACGTTTCCGCCGCCCGCGTCGTGGAGGCGGCCAGGGATTCGCAGGCGCCTTTGGTGGGGCTCAGCGCCCTGATGACCACCACCACGCCCAGCATGGAAAAGACTATCACCGCTCTTCAAGCAGCGCATCTGCCCTGCAAGGTTGTTGTGGGCGGCGCGGTGCTCACGGAGACCTTTGCCCGCCAGATGGGGGCCGACTTCTATGCGCGGGATGCCATGGCCGCTGTGCGCGCCGCCAAAGAGGTCATCGGATAA
- a CDS encoding peptide ABC transporter substrate-binding protein: MKRRIVLLLACVMLVAAVVSGCGGDGSTGNAGSDQTLTLTETAEPADLNPLTAQDVWSNELIGATMEGLVRTKENGVIEQGSGLAESWTVSDDGLVYTFKLRDAKWSDGSAITANDFVYAWKRAVDPETASPYAYLHYPIVGAEEFNTGEGTADDVGVKAVDEKTFEVTLKTPTEYFTDMLMLSVFYPLKEGILEEMGDTYASEPDKMIYSGPFKIVSWAHDQEIVVEKNPDYWDADAVKLDKIVFKITKETNTIVNMYENGDIDMMEVMPEFLDNYKDDAGFQTVTELVTEYLHFNLQNEFFANVNIRKAFGMAINREEYVNDLLKNGCTPAYGFIPPAMNGVGGKSFRENNGDLFTDAGKDGGEEAKALFEQGLQELGKTREDMTGLSLVIGEGDINLKTAQVFQEAWKNVLGVDVEVKSLKFALRMTEYEADFTLGKEGWGADFNDPQSFLDLFTSNSEYNYGKWSNEEYDALLKKASSTTGDERAQALQDAEKILIQDAVMYPTFFQSRNFVHKDYVKGHVRNGFGLYSEYKWTYIEK; the protein is encoded by the coding sequence ATGAAAAGGAGGATTGTGCTGCTGCTGGCATGTGTGATGCTGGTAGCGGCAGTCGTCAGCGGTTGCGGCGGCGACGGTTCCACGGGTAATGCTGGTTCCGATCAGACGCTTACCCTTACGGAAACTGCAGAACCCGCCGATTTGAACCCGCTTACGGCCCAGGATGTATGGTCCAATGAACTGATTGGCGCCACGATGGAGGGCTTGGTCCGTACGAAGGAAAATGGTGTGATTGAGCAGGGTTCCGGCCTTGCTGAGAGCTGGACGGTCAGCGATGACGGACTGGTGTACACCTTTAAACTCCGGGACGCCAAGTGGTCCGATGGCAGTGCCATCACGGCCAACGATTTCGTCTATGCCTGGAAGAGGGCCGTGGACCCCGAAACGGCTTCTCCCTACGCCTATCTGCACTATCCCATCGTAGGTGCTGAGGAATTCAACACCGGCGAGGGTACGGCCGACGATGTGGGCGTGAAGGCTGTGGACGAGAAGACCTTTGAGGTCACCTTGAAGACGCCCACCGAGTATTTCACCGATATGCTGATGCTGAGCGTGTTCTATCCGCTGAAGGAAGGCATCCTGGAAGAGATGGGCGATACCTATGCTTCCGAGCCGGACAAGATGATCTACAGCGGTCCTTTCAAGATCGTCAGCTGGGCCCATGATCAGGAAATCGTGGTGGAAAAAAACCCCGATTACTGGGACGCCGATGCTGTGAAGCTGGACAAGATCGTCTTCAAGATCACCAAGGAGACCAACACCATTGTCAACATGTATGAGAACGGCGACATCGACATGATGGAAGTCATGCCCGAGTTCTTGGATAACTACAAGGACGATGCCGGCTTCCAGACTGTGACCGAGCTTGTGACCGAGTATCTGCACTTCAACCTGCAGAACGAATTCTTTGCCAACGTCAACATCCGCAAGGCTTTTGGTATGGCGATCAACCGTGAGGAGTACGTCAATGACCTCTTGAAGAACGGCTGCACGCCCGCCTATGGTTTCATTCCCCCGGCGATGAACGGCGTGGGCGGCAAGTCCTTCCGCGAGAACAACGGCGACCTGTTCACCGACGCGGGCAAGGACGGCGGCGAAGAGGCGAAGGCGCTGTTTGAACAGGGCCTTCAGGAGCTGGGTAAGACCCGTGAGGATATGACCGGTCTCAGCCTGGTTATCGGCGAGGGCGACATCAACCTCAAGACCGCTCAGGTTTTCCAGGAGGCCTGGAAGAATGTTCTGGGTGTGGACGTGGAGGTCAAGTCCCTCAAGTTTGCTCTGCGTATGACCGAGTACGAGGCTGACTTCACGTTGGGCAAAGAGGGTTGGGGCGCTGACTTCAACGATCCCCAGTCCTTCCTCGATCTGTTCACGTCGAACAGCGAGTACAACTACGGCAAGTGGTCCAACGAGGAATACGACGCTTTGCTGAAGAAGGCTTCCAGCACCACCGGCGACGAGCGTGCGCAGGCGCTGCAGGATGCTGAAAAGATTCTCATTCAAGACGCTGTGATGTATCCAACCTTCTTCCAGAGCCGAAATTTCGTGCATAAGGACTACGTGAAGGGTCATGTTCGCAATGGCTTCGGTCTGTACAGCGAATATAAGTGGACCTACATCGAGAAGTAA
- a CDS encoding aminopeptidase P family protein, translated as MSNEVFIRRRAMIAEKLKDDSVLFMFAGQPVQRTEDQDYHFAPNRNFYYMTGLEEATIVLMISKVGGKVTNTLFVPRPDPYQEKYFGKMKDADAYQSLAGVDEAYYLDKMDWTVERFISRNPVNDLYMDFTKRNVDYTVSIENAYCRRLVDSFPYLRVRNIRREIANMRRFKDATEIANMRKAIEITGKGIEAILKNLKEGVWEYQLQAHFEFALKYYGAMGNAFYPIIAGGKNSVFLHYEDNNQQLHNGDLLLLDLGAEYNYYAADISRTFPVGGRFSERQAYYYQAVLDAQNAVIEFLKPGVPVDETVDVVNEVLADYALRDGLIKEKSEIVKYFSHGVSHYIGLDTHDVGDRNLLQPGMVVSMEPGIYIPEEGIGIRIEDDALITETGCEVLSAGLVPKTIEEIEKFLAEA; from the coding sequence ATGTCAAATGAAGTATTTATCCGCCGCCGCGCCATGATTGCCGAGAAGTTGAAGGATGATTCGGTGCTTTTCATGTTCGCGGGGCAGCCGGTGCAGCGCACCGAGGATCAGGATTATCATTTTGCGCCCAACCGAAACTTCTACTATATGACCGGCCTTGAGGAGGCCACCATCGTGCTGATGATCAGCAAGGTGGGGGGCAAGGTGACCAATACCCTGTTTGTGCCCCGGCCCGACCCCTACCAGGAGAAGTATTTCGGCAAAATGAAGGATGCCGATGCCTACCAGTCTTTGGCGGGCGTTGACGAAGCCTATTATCTCGACAAGATGGACTGGACGGTGGAGCGTTTTATTTCCCGAAATCCGGTAAACGACCTCTACATGGACTTTACCAAACGCAACGTGGACTATACCGTGTCCATTGAAAATGCCTACTGCCGCCGCCTTGTGGACTCCTTTCCCTATCTTCGGGTCAGGAATATCCGCCGGGAGATTGCAAACATGCGCCGCTTCAAGGATGCAACGGAGATTGCAAACATGCGCAAAGCCATTGAGATCACGGGCAAGGGCATCGAGGCCATTCTGAAAAACCTCAAAGAGGGCGTTTGGGAGTATCAGCTTCAAGCCCATTTTGAATTTGCCCTGAAGTACTACGGCGCCATGGGCAATGCCTTTTATCCCATCATTGCCGGCGGCAAGAACAGCGTATTCCTGCACTATGAGGACAACAATCAGCAGCTCCACAATGGGGACTTGCTGCTCCTCGACCTTGGCGCGGAGTACAATTACTACGCCGCCGATATCAGCCGGACCTTCCCGGTGGGCGGCCGTTTTTCCGAACGGCAGGCCTACTATTATCAGGCGGTGCTGGATGCCCAAAACGCCGTCATCGAATTCCTGAAGCCGGGCGTGCCTGTGGATGAGACGGTGGATGTGGTCAACGAGGTGCTGGCGGATTACGCCTTGAGGGACGGCCTTATCAAGGAAAAATCGGAGATCGTAAAGTATTTCTCCCATGGCGTAAGCCATTATATCGGACTGGACACCCACGATGTGGGCGACCGGAATCTTCTCCAGCCCGGCATGGTGGTCAGCATGGAGCCGGGAATCTATATTCCCGAGGAGGGCATCGGTATCCGGATCGAGGACGATGCGCTCATCACTGAAACCGGCTGCGAGGTGCTCTCAGCGGGTCTGGTACCCAAGACCATTGAGGAGATCGAAAAATTTTTAGCGGAAGCTTAA
- a CDS encoding ABC transporter ATP-binding protein: protein MLLEVNNLKKYFDLPGHRVLKAVDDVSFAIEKGETLGLVGESGCGKSTLGRTVIGLYEPTAGEIMFAGQRIDNLKGRERRELTRNVQMIFQDPYASLNPRMTVQEIIGEGIDIHQLYKGKRRQDRIMELLSLVGLNEEHANRFPHEFSGGQRQRIGIARALAIEPKLIICDEPISALDVSIQAQVVNLLDDLQQQLGLTYLFIAHDISMVKHISNRIAVMYLGSIVELATSEELIGHPLHPYTKALLSSVPFADPVESRRRGRIKLEGDVPNPINTPPGCKFQGRCPICQDACRQEAPPMREVSPGHFVSCYFVEEG from the coding sequence ATGTTGCTGGAAGTAAATAACCTAAAAAAATATTTTGATCTGCCGGGACACCGGGTTTTGAAGGCCGTGGATGACGTCAGTTTCGCTATCGAGAAGGGGGAGACCCTGGGTTTGGTGGGCGAATCGGGCTGCGGTAAATCCACCCTGGGCCGTACGGTGATCGGTCTTTACGAGCCCACCGCGGGGGAGATCATGTTCGCAGGACAGCGCATCGATAATCTAAAGGGCAGGGAGCGCCGCGAATTGACCCGAAACGTACAGATGATCTTTCAGGATCCCTACGCCAGCCTGAACCCCCGCATGACGGTGCAGGAGATCATTGGCGAGGGGATCGATATTCATCAGCTCTACAAGGGAAAGCGGCGTCAGGATCGTATCATGGAGCTTTTAAGCTTGGTGGGTCTTAACGAGGAGCACGCCAACCGCTTCCCCCATGAGTTCTCCGGTGGCCAGCGCCAGCGCATCGGCATCGCCAGGGCGCTCGCCATTGAGCCCAAGCTGATCATCTGTGATGAGCCCATCTCGGCACTGGATGTGTCCATTCAAGCCCAGGTGGTCAATCTTTTGGATGACCTCCAGCAGCAGCTGGGACTTACCTATTTGTTCATCGCTCATGACATCAGCATGGTGAAGCATATTTCAAACCGCATTGCGGTGATGTACCTTGGCAGCATTGTGGAGTTGGCTACGAGTGAGGAACTCATCGGCCATCCGCTCCATCCCTACACCAAGGCGCTGCTTTCATCGGTGCCCTTTGCGGATCCCGTGGAAAGCCGCAGGCGGGGGAGGATTAAACTGGAAGGAGACGTTCCTAATCCCATCAACACGCCGCCCGGATGCAAATTTCAGGGACGCTGTCCCATCTGTCAGGATGCGTGCAGGCAGGAAGCGCCGCCCATGCGGGAGGTATCTCCCGGTCACTTTGTGAGTTGTTACTTTGTGGAGGAGGGCTAG
- a CDS encoding ABC transporter ATP-binding protein, producing MSEMNQANTPLLEIKDLKVNFNTYAGVVQAVRGVSFTMDRGEIVAIVGESGCGKSVTAQTILKLNPSPPAEISGGSIHFNGQCISDYSEKQMRKIAGNQISMIFQDPMTSLNPTKRVGAQVMEGILKHQNVSKDEARKRAVEMLRLVGISNPENRMRQYPHEFSGGMRQRVMIAMALVCDPKILIADEPTTALDVTIQAQILDLMMDLRDKLGTAILIITHDMGVVADIADKVAIMYAGVIVEQGSVQEIFYNPQHPYTWGLLNSIPELYADSGRLVPIVGTPPDLLAPPEGCPFWDRCQYSMKVCEKHFPPAFEAGEGHDVHCWLMSEMAPKVEKSFKGVQKHVAGSK from the coding sequence ATGAGCGAAATGAATCAGGCGAATACGCCGCTGCTTGAGATCAAGGATCTCAAAGTGAATTTCAATACCTATGCCGGTGTGGTCCAGGCGGTTAGGGGCGTGAGCTTCACCATGGACCGGGGTGAGATCGTGGCCATTGTGGGTGAGTCGGGCTGCGGCAAGTCAGTGACGGCCCAGACCATCTTGAAACTCAACCCCAGTCCCCCGGCGGAGATTTCGGGGGGCAGCATCCATTTTAACGGCCAGTGCATCAGCGATTACAGCGAAAAGCAGATGCGGAAGATTGCAGGCAATCAGATCAGTATGATTTTCCAGGATCCCATGACCTCCCTCAATCCCACCAAGCGGGTGGGTGCACAGGTGATGGAGGGCATCCTGAAGCATCAAAATGTTTCGAAGGACGAGGCCCGCAAGAGAGCGGTGGAAATGCTTCGGCTGGTGGGTATCTCCAACCCGGAGAACCGGATGCGTCAGTATCCGCATGAATTCTCCGGCGGCATGCGCCAGCGGGTGATGATCGCCATGGCTCTCGTGTGCGATCCCAAGATTCTCATCGCCGACGAGCCCACCACGGCGCTGGATGTGACCATTCAGGCCCAGATTCTGGACCTGATGATGGATCTTCGGGATAAGCTGGGCACCGCCATTTTAATCATCACCCACGACATGGGTGTGGTTGCCGATATTGCCGACAAGGTGGCCATCATGTATGCCGGTGTGATTGTGGAGCAGGGCTCCGTCCAGGAGATTTTCTACAATCCTCAGCACCCCTACACCTGGGGCCTGCTCAACTCCATTCCCGAGCTTTACGCCGATTCGGGACGGCTGGTTCCCATCGTGGGCACGCCGCCCGATCTGCTGGCGCCGCCGGAGGGCTGTCCCTTCTGGGATCGCTGCCAGTACTCCATGAAGGTCTGTGAGAAGCATTTTCCGCCGGCCTTTGAGGCGGGGGAGGGCCACGATGTCCACTGCTGGCTGATGAGCGAAATGGCGCCCAAGGTGGAGAAATCCTTTAAAGGAGTTCAAAAGCATGTTGCTGGAAGTAAATAA
- a CDS encoding ABC transporter permease, whose product MEFSPELFTPSDKSNLDMNKIVRPATTYWKDAWRRLKANKIAMASIVLLLLILVLAIVGPMIQPYGYSEQNSAMVNQGPSAEHWFGTDSLGRDLFVRCWVGARVSLLVAFVAAFFNMTIGIIYGGISGYLGGKVDLVMMRFVEIIYSVPDLLWVILLMVILGPGLNTIIISIAITGWGNMARLVRGQMLQLKQSDYVMASKTLGASSSRILVKHLLPNTMGPIIIDLTFSIPSAIFTEAMLSYLGLGVPVPLASWGTLANEGARMLMLEPYQLFFPALLISLTMLGFNLVGDGLRDALDPKMRR is encoded by the coding sequence ATGGAATTTTCACCGGAATTATTTACACCGTCGGATAAATCCAACCTGGATATGAACAAGATTGTCCGACCGGCGACCACCTATTGGAAGGACGCCTGGCGCAGGCTCAAGGCCAACAAGATTGCCATGGCCTCCATCGTATTGCTGTTGCTCATTTTGGTGCTGGCCATCGTAGGCCCCATGATTCAGCCCTACGGCTACAGCGAACAGAATTCCGCCATGGTCAACCAGGGCCCCTCGGCGGAGCATTGGTTTGGCACGGACAGCCTGGGCCGTGATCTTTTTGTGCGCTGCTGGGTGGGCGCGAGAGTGTCCCTTCTGGTGGCCTTTGTGGCGGCCTTCTTCAACATGACCATCGGCATCATCTATGGCGGCATCTCCGGCTATCTTGGCGGGAAAGTCGACCTTGTGATGATGCGTTTCGTGGAGATCATCTACTCCGTACCGGACCTTCTGTGGGTAATTCTGCTCATGGTTATCCTGGGACCCGGTCTTAACACCATCATAATTTCCATCGCCATCACGGGCTGGGGCAACATGGCCAGGCTGGTCCGCGGCCAGATGCTGCAGCTTAAGCAAAGCGATTATGTGATGGCATCAAAGACTTTGGGCGCATCCTCCAGCCGGATCCTGGTGAAGCATCTTCTGCCCAACACCATGGGTCCCATCATCATTGATCTTACCTTCTCCATTCCCAGCGCCATCTTTACCGAGGCCATGCTGAGTTATTTGGGACTTGGCGTACCGGTGCCGCTGGCCAGCTGGGGCACCCTGGCCAACGAAGGCGCCAGAATGCTGATGCTTGAACCTTATCAGCTGTTCTTCCCGGCACTGCTCATCTCCTTGACCATGCTGGGCTTTAACTTGGTCGGCGATGGACTCAGGGACGCGCTGGATCCCAAGATGAGGAGGTAA
- a CDS encoding ABC transporter permease, translating to MVKYFIKRLFMALLTLWVIVTMTFFLMHAVPGNPFEDKKKIPADVLANMEAKYGLDKPVTEQYLIYMKNLLQGDLGISLKYKNRSVNSMIAQGFPVSATLGLAAGVLGISLGVLFGILAGVKRGKPIDYLVIVIAILGVSVPAFVFASLFQYFFAGKLHWFPVAGWGGLKYMILPALALGLRMIAYIARMMRTSMLDVLGQDYIKTAKAKGLSNMEVITRHTIRNAITPIITVVGVQLASILVGSFVIENIFSIPGVGKFLVDAVQGNDYTVIMGMTVFYAAILVTMMFIIDIVYTLVDPRVKLD from the coding sequence ATGGTAAAATATTTCATCAAGCGGTTGTTCATGGCGCTGCTCACGCTGTGGGTGATCGTCACCATGACCTTCTTTTTAATGCATGCCGTGCCCGGCAATCCCTTTGAGGATAAAAAGAAGATACCAGCGGATGTTCTGGCCAACATGGAGGCCAAGTATGGTCTGGACAAGCCGGTGACGGAACAATATCTCATTTATATGAAGAATCTGCTTCAGGGAGATTTGGGCATTTCCCTCAAATATAAGAACCGTTCGGTCAACAGCATGATCGCGCAGGGCTTCCCCGTATCGGCCACGCTGGGCTTGGCGGCGGGCGTGCTGGGCATCTCGCTGGGCGTGCTGTTTGGCATTCTGGCCGGTGTGAAGCGCGGCAAGCCCATCGATTATCTGGTGATCGTGATCGCCATCCTGGGTGTATCCGTACCGGCTTTCGTGTTTGCAAGCTTATTCCAATACTTCTTTGCGGGCAAGCTGCACTGGTTCCCGGTGGCGGGCTGGGGCGGATTGAAATACATGATCCTGCCGGCTCTGGCTTTGGGCCTTCGCATGATTGCCTACATTGCCCGCATGATGCGTACCAGCATGCTGGACGTGCTGGGTCAGGATTACATCAAGACGGCGAAGGCGAAGGGCCTTTCCAATATGGAGGTCATTACCCGACACACCATAAGAAACGCCATCACGCCCATTATCACTGTGGTGGGTGTGCAGCTGGCCAGCATTCTGGTGGGCTCCTTCGTTATTGAGAACATTTTCAGTATCCCCGGCGTGGGCAAATTTCTGGTGGATGCGGTTCAGGGCAATGACTATACCGTGATTATGGGCATGACGGTCTTCTATGCCGCCATACTGGTCACGATGATGTTTATCATCGACATTGTCTATACCCTGGTGGATCCCCGGGTTAAGTTGGATTAA
- a CDS encoding aminopeptidase, which yields MKDPRVQKLAESIVNYACAVKKGEKVLIETHGLDPFFIGEFVKAVYDAGGEPHVNVLVPYLERLLIERCTEGQMDLMFGVDAKRMREMDAFIGIRFPENSFEFNGIPYDKMELYETHYAAKLHNDIRCTRTRWCTLRYPTPAMAQAAGMNLDEFEDFFFNVCNLDYAKMSRAMDPLKKLMDRTDKVRITGRGTDLEFSIKNIGAVKCDGHCNIPDGEVYSSPVRDSVNGVITYNTPSLEGGFCFENIRFEFENGRIVKATANDTERLNKVLDVDEGARYVGEFAIGMNPYITRVMNETLFDEKIMGSIHFTPGNAIHDADNGNRSSVHWDLVFIQTPEFGGGEIIFDGEVIRKDGMFVREDLLALNPENLK from the coding sequence TTGAAAGATCCTAGAGTCCAAAAATTGGCGGAAAGCATCGTCAATTATGCCTGCGCCGTGAAAAAGGGAGAAAAAGTGTTGATTGAAACCCACGGATTGGATCCCTTTTTTATCGGTGAATTTGTTAAAGCTGTCTATGACGCCGGCGGCGAACCCCATGTGAACGTGCTGGTGCCCTATTTGGAGCGGCTGTTGATTGAACGCTGCACCGAGGGACAGATGGACCTCATGTTTGGTGTGGATGCCAAAAGGATGCGGGAGATGGATGCGTTTATCGGCATCCGGTTCCCGGAAAATTCTTTCGAGTTTAACGGCATTCCCTACGATAAAATGGAGCTGTATGAGACCCATTATGCGGCCAAGCTCCATAACGATATCCGATGCACCCGCACCCGCTGGTGCACCCTCCGCTATCCCACGCCGGCCATGGCCCAGGCGGCGGGAATGAATCTGGACGAGTTTGAGGATTTCTTCTTCAACGTATGCAACCTGGACTATGCCAAGATGTCGCGAGCCATGGATCCGCTGAAGAAGCTGATGGACAGAACGGACAAGGTGCGCATCACCGGCAGGGGCACCGATCTTGAATTTTCCATCAAGAACATCGGCGCGGTCAAGTGCGACGGTCACTGCAACATTCCCGACGGCGAGGTTTATTCATCGCCGGTACGGGATTCGGTGAACGGCGTAATCACCTACAACACTCCGTCTTTGGAAGGCGGATTCTGCTTTGAAAATATCCGCTTTGAATTTGAGAACGGCAGGATTGTCAAGGCTACTGCCAATGACACGGAGCGGCTGAACAAGGTGCTGGATGTGGATGAGGGCGCACGCTACGTGGGTGAATTTGCCATTGGTATGAATCCCTACATCACCCGGGTGATGAATGAGACCCTCTTTGATGAGAAGATCATGGGATCCATCCATTTCACGCCGGGCAATGCCATCCATGACGCGGACAACGGCAATCGTTCCTCCGTGCACTGGGATCTGGTGTTCATTCAAACGCCGGAGTTCGGCGGCGGAGAGATTATTTTCGACGGCGAAGTGATTCGTAAGGACGGCATGTTTGTCCGGGAAGATCTTCTGGCGCTCAATCCGGAAAATTTAAAGTAG